ATCACCATTCTTACCGTGGACTAATGAAAAAAATTGGACACCGTCGTAACTTGTTAGCTTACTTACGTAAAACTGACATCCAACGTTACCGCGAATTGATCCAACGTTTAGGATTACGTCGTTAATCAAACAATGAAAAGCGAGATTCTTAAATGAACCTCGCTTTTTAGCTTATTTAAAAGCGAAGGTCAAGTATCCTTAAAATACTAAAAAAATAGCATCTTTGGAAAGTTTGAATGAATCTACTAACCAAATAAAAGGACTCAATTCTTTTGAATCTTTTCATTTGTTTAGTAGTAGTCTCACTTTTCCGAAGAATCAAAGGAGAAGAGATATATGTCAGAAAAACAAGTGTTCAAAACAACTTGGGGCGGACGTCCTTTACAAGTTGAAATCGGCCAATTAGCGAAACAAGCAAACGGCGCAGTATTAGTTCGTTATGGAGAGACAGTTGTCTTAAGTGCAGCAGTTGCGTCAAAAGATGCGAGAGATTTTGATTTCTTTCCATTAACAGTCAACTATGAAGAAAAAATGTATGCAGTTGGTAAAATCCCAGGTGGATTTATCAAACGCGAAGGTCGTCCAAGTGAACGTGCTACGTTAACGGCTCGTTTGATCGACCGTCCGATCCGCCCAATGTTTGCGGAAGGTTTCCGTAATGAAGTTCAAATCACAAATACAGTGATGAGTGTTGAACAAGATTGTACACCAGAAATGGCGGCAATGTTCGGCTCGTCTTTAGCATTAGCAATTTCAGATATTCCATTTGATGGACCAATCGCAGGTGTTGATGTTGGTCGTGTGGATGGCGAATACGTGCTAAACCCAACAGTTGAACAATCAGAAAAAACAGATATTGAATTAACCGTTGCTGGAACGAAAAAAGCCATCAACATGGTTGAAAGTGGTGCTAAAGAAGTATCTGAAGAGGATATGCTTGGTGCGTTGCTATTCGGTTTTGATGCAATCAAAGAATTAGTGGCGTTCCAAGAAGAAATCGTTGCCGCTGTTGGTAAAGAAAAAATGGAAATCAAATTATTACAAGTCGATGCTGATTTGAAAAAAGAAATCTTCGATGCATACTACGCTTCAATGAAAGAAGCCGTTATGACAGAAGAAAAATTAGCGCGTGAAGTCAATATTGATGCAATCAAAGACCAAGTAAAAGAAGCATATGCTGAAAAATTTGCTGGTCATGAAGAGGAAGCACAATTAGCGAAAGAAGTAAAACAAATCGCTGAAGACTTAGAAAAAGACGTAGTTCGTGAACTAATTACGATCGATAAAATCCGCCCTGATGGCCGTAAATTGGATGAGATTCGTCCATTAGCTTCAGAAGTTGGTATTTTACCGCGTGTTCATGGTTCAGGATTATTTACTCGTGGACAAACGCAAGCTTTATCTGTAGTAACGTTGGCACCGCTGGGTGAACACCAAATCATTGATGGTTTAGGCGTAGAAGACAGCAAACGTTTCATCCACCATTATAACTTCCCGCAATTCTCTGTTGGTTCAACAGGACGTGCAGGATCTCCAGGTCGTCGTGAAATCGGTCATGGTGCTTTAGGTGAACGTGCGATGGCACAAGTTATTCCAAGTGAAGCTGATTTCCCTTACATGATCCGTGTGGTATCAGAAGTTTTAGAATCAAATGGTTCTTCTTCACAAGCAAGTATTTGTGCGGGTATCTTAGCCTTGATGGATGCTGGTGTGCCAATCAAATCACCAGTTGCCGGAATCGCGATGGGACTTGTCAGCGATGGCGAAAACTATACGATTTTAACAGATATCCAAGGATTAGAAGATCACTTAGGCGACATGGACTTTAAAGTTGCTGGTACAAAAGACGGAATCACAGCGTTACAAATGGATATCAAAATCCAAGGAATTACAGAACAAATCTTAACAGAAGCATTAACTCAAGCGAAAAAAGCGCGTATGGAAATTCTTGCAGAATTAACCTCAACATTAGCTGAACCTCGTCCAGAGTTAAGCAAATATGCACCTAAGATCGAAATGATCCAAATCGCTCCAGCTAAAATCAAAGATGTTATTGGTAAAGGCGGAGAAACGATCAATGGAATCATTGATGAAACGGGTGTTAAAATCGATATCGATCAAGAAGGTAATGTAAGTATTGCTTCAGCAGATGCAGATATGATCAAAAAAGCCATCAAGATCATCGAAGAATTAACCAAAGAAGTGGAAGTTGGACAAGTTTACCTTGGTAAAGTTGTTCGTATCGAAAAATTCGGTGCTTTCGTTAACTTGATCAAAGGTAAAGACGGACTTGTTCATATTTCTCAATTAGCAAATGAACGTGTAAACAACGTTGAAGATGTTGTGAAACTTGGCGATGAAGTGCTTGTAAAAGTTACTGAAATCGACAAACAAGGTCGTGTAAATGTTTCACGTAAAGCTTTATTGACGGAAGAAAACAAAGAAAAATAATGATAGCGTAAATAAGGCAGAGCAAGGTGTTTCACCTACTCTGCTTTTTTTGTTCTGAGTAGAAAATCAGTTAGGGGAAGTTTCTTTTGTAGAAATAGCTGCCGTTTGATTCCAACTGACCTCGTGGATTTGTTTTTCAGCAGTGGTCAGTAAAAGCTCGAACTCTTTGTTAAAGGTCTGAAAGAGCTTTGAACAGGCATAATATTGTTTGACGACTTGCTTTTTGTTGATGGGTGTAGTTGGATTCTTAAAATAGTTTTCCAATGTTGTTAATGGTTCTTGCCAAGAAGCTAATCGCTCTAATGTGTCACGAAGATCGATGATTTCTTGATAAGGAACAGCTTTGATACAATGTGCGGAATTTTTCATAAGTTATTTCTCCTTTTTTCTAGTATTTTGTCTGTTGATCGTTAAATGAGAAAAAGAAAAAACGATAGAGATTGCCGTCTCTATCGTGGCTCTGGTCACAAGTCTGTAGCAGGACTCTTTCTCCTATTTAGAAAAATTTCAAAAACTGTCTAGAAATTCTTACAAAAATTAGGTACAATAAAGAAGCTAGTGCTACGGTACTAGTAATCAGGCAACTTGGATAGATAGGTTGTGCTGTCTATTCAGGGCTTCATTCACAGGTTGGTGCCAGTGGATGAAGTGCCTATTTTTTTTATTCGTTTTCTCAAATTCTATAGGATAACAATAAAAAAGACGACTACAGTATCTACCTGTAATCGTCTACAATAGGCAAGACAAAGAAACATTATTTTTCCTTTTTCCGTTCTTGAATGTGAAGGTTAGTAGACTTCTGGTATACGAAAAAATCTAAAAATAAGAGAGCGTCTTACACTATTGGCAAACTAATTAAACAGGTTGTGATGCTTAATCAATACTTTACTGGTTCGGTTGGTAGCCGTACCAGAAAGTGCCAATTTATTATTTATTTTGATGTTAATTATTTCTATCCTATACCATTTATTATACCTAAAGAAACGTTCGTTCGCAATGAGAATTCTTACATACCTCGATTAAATAACATCAAAAACAACTCTCTTATATATAAGAAAAAATAACAGAAAAAAATTTGAAAAAGCACTTGTTTTTTTCATATCTAAAAGAGAGTAATACTATCCAAATGATATATTTATTCTGAAATTTATAGAAAACAACTAGCCTATTTGTTATGATTATATTATCAAACAAATGTAGTGAGGTGTTTTATGGGAAAAGGTTCTGGAGAAGTCAGTAGTAATAAACAGGTTGCGTACCAGTATGCGACTGATATTTTTTTATCTATGGATTTACTGAAAGATGCAAGTGCGGTTCAAGAAGATCATCAAACAACCGTTGCTGGTAATAAAAATGCAAAAGAAGCCATTCAGCTGGCGAAAAACGCGGCTGCAGATATCGCCGATGCAGTAGGGCTAGCATCCAACAATTTGAAGAGTGTAGCGAATGAATTTGAAGCGGCAGATGCAGCGATTCGGAAAATAATGCAGTCGTCAATGATTGCTGGTGCCGATAAAAATCGAGGTTCAAAACCAACATTACCATTTACCGATGGCCCTTTCGGAGGGAAGTAAATGATTGAAATAGAATTAGAAATGACCACTAGAAATATGCGTCAATTAGAAGAAAGCCAACAAGAAAATGAAAATCAACAACGCGGTATGGAGCAAGCGATGGAACTATATCATGAGCATTTTCAACGTTCCGATGCCCTTTACAGTGGAATCAACGCCACCTTTTACCGCAACAATTTTGCTCCAGTGTTCCAACAAATTCAGGATGAAATTTATCATGAACGGCGCCAATTATTCGATCAGTTAGAAGAAAAGTTGGAAGAGTTGAAGCGAGAAAACCAAGCGTTGGATGATCAGCTGTCAGAAGAACAATATAGACGGCAGCAATTATTAAATAAAGTGGACGAGGAGGCAATCAACAATGAGCAGTATTGATATGTACCTCTCGTCAGCTAATTCCCAAGCGACAGGTGTCAGTGCGTTAAGTAACAAGCATCATAATGGTTATAATCAGCTAGAAAAAGCTCTACAACAATTCGTTGGAGATTCAGTCTTGAAAAGTGATTCCTACGATTCAGCGAAAGCTTTTTACTCAGCCGTCTTGATTCCCTTAGCTCAAGGTGGGATACTATTAACAGATGCAGTGGAAGAGGCATGTAAAAAATTTCCAGAACAATATACAACAGACGTTGATAGCGGTGACCTAAAATCTGAGGAATTGGAAAAGGAAATCGAAGAGCTAGAAAATAATATTACTCGGGTTCAAAACTTACAGCGGGAATTACGCCATTTTCCAGTCCCTAGCCCAGTCAAACAACTATTGATGCATCAAAATCAGCAATCTTTGACTCGA
This sequence is a window from Enterococcus sp. 7F3_DIV0205. Protein-coding genes within it:
- a CDS encoding TIGR04197 family type VII secretion effector, with the translated sequence MGKGSGEVSSNKQVAYQYATDIFLSMDLLKDASAVQEDHQTTVAGNKNAKEAIQLAKNAAADIADAVGLASNNLKSVANEFEAADAAIRKIMQSSMIAGADKNRGSKPTLPFTDGPFGGK
- a CDS encoding DUF3958 family protein, with translation MIEIELEMTTRNMRQLEESQQENENQQRGMEQAMELYHEHFQRSDALYSGINATFYRNNFAPVFQQIQDEIYHERRQLFDQLEEKLEELKRENQALDDQLSEEQYRRQQLLNKVDEEAINNEQY
- the pnp gene encoding polyribonucleotide nucleotidyltransferase — its product is MSEKQVFKTTWGGRPLQVEIGQLAKQANGAVLVRYGETVVLSAAVASKDARDFDFFPLTVNYEEKMYAVGKIPGGFIKREGRPSERATLTARLIDRPIRPMFAEGFRNEVQITNTVMSVEQDCTPEMAAMFGSSLALAISDIPFDGPIAGVDVGRVDGEYVLNPTVEQSEKTDIELTVAGTKKAINMVESGAKEVSEEDMLGALLFGFDAIKELVAFQEEIVAAVGKEKMEIKLLQVDADLKKEIFDAYYASMKEAVMTEEKLAREVNIDAIKDQVKEAYAEKFAGHEEEAQLAKEVKQIAEDLEKDVVRELITIDKIRPDGRKLDEIRPLASEVGILPRVHGSGLFTRGQTQALSVVTLAPLGEHQIIDGLGVEDSKRFIHHYNFPQFSVGSTGRAGSPGRREIGHGALGERAMAQVIPSEADFPYMIRVVSEVLESNGSSSQASICAGILALMDAGVPIKSPVAGIAMGLVSDGENYTILTDIQGLEDHLGDMDFKVAGTKDGITALQMDIKIQGITEQILTEALTQAKKARMEILAELTSTLAEPRPELSKYAPKIEMIQIAPAKIKDVIGKGGETINGIIDETGVKIDIDQEGNVSIASADADMIKKAIKIIEELTKEVEVGQVYLGKVVRIEKFGAFVNLIKGKDGLVHISQLANERVNNVEDVVKLGDEVLVKVTEIDKQGRVNVSRKALLTEENKEK